The following proteins come from a genomic window of Telopea speciosissima isolate NSW1024214 ecotype Mountain lineage unplaced genomic scaffold, Tspe_v1 Tspe_v1.0014, whole genome shotgun sequence:
- the LOC122647215 gene encoding uncharacterized protein LOC122647215, giving the protein MAKLNIDGASKGNLGLSGRGGIIEDSEGKMIAAFLNFYRICTNVVAKMRVLLDGLRLCAELGFNGCHDVLALVDSLGVNLYFSFWESNRAADFLANLACSRTSNSSFQCGQNVPQELSRILHEDKDGLPIFRM; this is encoded by the exons ATGGCTAAACTGAACATTGATGGTGCCAGTAAAGGGAATCTTGGTCTTAGTGGTAGAGGGGGTATTATCGAAGACTCTGAGGGGAAGATGATTGCtgcctttttaaatttttataggATTTGCACCAATGTAGTGGCCAAAATGAGGGTCTTACTTGATGGTCTTCGGCTTTGTGCAGAGTTGGGTTTTAATGGTTGTCAT GATGTCCTTGCTCTGGTAGACTCCCTTGGGGTAAACctttacttttccttttgggAAAGTAATAGGGCTGCTGATTTCTTGGCTAACTTGGCTTGCTCTCGCACCTCAAACTCTTCTTTTCAATGTGGCCAAAATGTCCCTCAGGAGCTTAGCAGAATCCTTCACGAAGACAAGGATGGTCTCCCAATTTTCAGAATgtaa